A genomic window from Silene latifolia isolate original U9 population chromosome 11, ASM4854445v1, whole genome shotgun sequence includes:
- the LOC141613519 gene encoding uncharacterized protein LOC141613519, producing MDQRQQIFRSRCTIKGKVFNLVIDGGSCTNVASSTLVEKLSLTTQDHPCPYKLRWLNKGAEVRVDKQCLLSFSIGKIYVDEALSDVLPMDAFHLLLGRLWEFDRDSVHHGRDNTYTFKFGSKKIILSPLPPPIKPTTPPSMVEPSRDVLLVNEAEMLQELKGEDDIYVLVAKDMLEENEMTLPLEIRELLNGYEDVFSSELPSGLPPLRGIEHQIDFIPGATLPNKAAYRSDPKASQELQQQFGKLMSKGFVRESLSPCAVPALLVPKKDGS from the coding sequence atggaccaaagacaacaaatatTTCGGTCTAGGTGCACCATAAAGGGGAAGGTTTTTAATTTAGTCATTGATGgggggagttgtaccaatgtagcaTCGAGTACCCTTGTCGAAAAGCTTTCCTTAACCACACAAGACCACCCATGTCCTTATAAATTGAGATGGCTCAACAAAGGGGCCGAGGTGAGGGTTGATAAGCAATGTTTATTATCCTTTTCCATTGGTAAAATATATGTAGATGAAGCCCTTagtgatgttctacctatggatgcttttCATCTCTTACTTGGTAGACTttgggagtttgatagggattCGGTACATCATGGGAGGGATAACACTTACACCTTCAAATTTGGCTCAAAAAAGATTATCCTTTCACCGCTACCACCACCTATCAAACCAACAACTCCACCATCCATGGTTGAACCGTCAAGAGACGTCTTGTTAGTCAATGAGGCCGAGATGTTACAAGAGTTGAAAGGGGAAGATGATATCTATGTCTTAGTGGCCAAGGACATGCTTGAGGAAAATGAGATGACCCTCCCATTAGAAATACGAGAGCTCCTAAATGGCTATGAAGATGTGTTTTCTAGTGAGCTCCCAAGCGGTTTGCCTCCCCTTAGGGgcattgaacatcaaattgatttcattccgggTGCTACACTTCCCAACAAAGCCGCATATCGGAGTGATCCAAAAGCTTCTCAAGAGTTACAACAACAATTTGGGAAACTTATGAGcaagggttttgtgagggagAGCCTTAGTCCTTGTGCCGTCCCGGCCTTGcttgtgccaaagaaagatgggtcttGA